The genomic DNA GATGACCTCCAGTAACCAATAATGCGTTTATTTTAGTCTTTATTATATCGTTTCTTAGATTTAAAAGCCCTTAACTTTTTAAAGGTTTTGTTAAGGGCATTACCAAAAGTTGCAATTAATCTATTTCCCTGGTTTTTCAAACATTGTCTTATCGACATGCACACCAAAGGTTATGTTCTTCCAATTTGTTATATAATACTTTTTACCAATTACATTTCCTTCCCAATCTGATTCTATATACTTTCTTTTGGTTGGAATTTTAATCCCATCTACAGTTTCGTAATCGAATGTCATTAAAAACGGATCTGTAATTCCAAAGCCAACAACTGTGAAGAGAAATTGCTCTATTAACTTCGTTTTTTTGTTAACATAGATGATGTAGGTATCTTGTCCATCTCCTACATGATCTCCAAAGGTGATCTTAATACGTTTATAGTCTTTGCCATTTACCTTTTGGTCTGCTAATAGTTCTTGATTTACGCCTTCATCAAGTAACTTGTAAAACATGGCGAACCAATAGTAGTTTGTTTTTCTTAAAAAACGTGCGACTCCGTTGGCTTGTTCATCATTGGATACTTTCCCATCAAATGTTACCCAAGCATCGGTTCCGTTATAACCTTCTACAACTTTACCATTTGCTCCTGTAAGGGTATGTGTTGAGTAAGTTGCGTAAGAGCGCTCTCCATCAAACAAATACGTTTCTTTTCCAACTAATGTTATAGCATTTTCTCCTTTTGGAGCTCTATATTCATAATCATAAGTTACACTTCCTTTATTGTAAAAGTTTTGTGATCCTCCTATAGCTTCTATAGATTGTGCTATAATTTCTTTTGCTGTTTGGGCTGTTGCAATTGTTGATGCTATAACTACTGCTAATGTGAATATTACTTTTTTCATTTTTCTAGGTTTTAATTATTGTTAAGTTTTATGAGTTAGATATTATTTTTAATCTAATGCGTTTATTTCCATTTGTTACTACTTATGGCTATACATTACAAATAATAGACCGTCCGTTTATTTTTATTATAAAAAAATAAGTTTTAACTAATTACTTTTGCCTTTTTCTTTATGAATGTCATATTTATGTTTAAAAACTGATCTAATGGTGAGCTACTTCTTTCTACTTTCATTCTGCCTAATGCCCCATTAAAACCATCAAACAAATAATTCGCCAAATGCAGTGCTTCAATAGTATCTATGATCTCTCCTTTTTCTTGTCCTTTTTCTATAAAAGATGCCAAACCCTTACTCCATCTGTCATAAACGCCAGAAATGGCATTTGATACTGGGTCTATAGTACCTGCAACTTCCGTACTCAGGTTTCCTAATAAACAACCTACTTTAAAATCTTTTTCAGTATACCATATTATATATATCTTGAAATGATTCTTAATACGCTCGTAATGTGATAAAGATTCATCCGAAAGGTTTTTTTCAAAATCCTTACCTATTACTTCTTCAAAACGAGCAATCGCTTTAATAACAAAATCTTCTTTACTTTCAAATAAATGATAAAAAGATCCTTTAGGCATTTCACATGCTTTAAGAATATCTCTAATCCCAGTATTGTGATAACCATTAAGACGAAATAATTCTATTCCTTTTTCTAAAATGTTATTTATATCGTGTTTTGCCATTATTAGACCGATCGTTTACAATGCAAATATATAATAATAGACCAGTCGTTTCAAAACAATGAATGTTAAAATTTTATTAATGGATTTATGTTGTGTACAATCCAACCAATGGATATCATTTTTTATCGCCATCCCTAGGTAAAAAATTATTGAAGTTTAATCTATAATTATAATAAAATGTCAATTTTTTTTCCGTTAAGAAGCAACCTAATTTTTACTTATAAAAACAAACATTTTAGGAAAAAGCAAACACTTTATTATCTTCTCCTTTTTGTATATTCGTTTTCGAGGTGAAACCTTATTTTAAAAGATGTTTTAATAATACCCATATAAATGGATTTTAAACCAAAATTTATTAATTTCAGAAAGAAAGTCGAAGCGAGTTTTCAAAGACAAAAGTTTATGGAATTAATCCAAGCTAAATTAGTTGACGTGAAACCTGGCTATTGCGAAATTCAAATACCTTATGATTCTAATTTAACACAGCAACATGGGTTTTTCCATGCTGGCATTATAAGTACTATAGCTGATAATGCTGCTGGTTATGCTGGTTTTTCTTTAATGGAAGAAGATTCATCCGTTTTAACTGTCGAATTTAAATTAAACCTTATGTCTCCAGGTGATGGTGATCTATTAATTGCTAAAGCAAATGTTTTAAAACATGGACGTACATTAACAATTTGTAGATCTGAAGTTTTTATTAGAAAAAACGGCATAGAAAAAATTTGTGCAGCTTCACAAACGACTTTAATTGAGCTGAAGAACAAGCCAGATAAAAAACAAACCG from Flavivirga abyssicola includes the following:
- a CDS encoding PaaI family thioesterase; this encodes MELIQAKLVDVKPGYCEIQIPYDSNLTQQHGFFHAGIISTIADNAAGYAGFSLMEEDSSVLTVEFKLNLMSPGDGDLLIAKANVLKHGRTLTICRSEVFIRKNGIEKICAASQTTLIELKNKPDKKQTVANKQ
- a CDS encoding TetR/AcrR family transcriptional regulator, with product MAKHDINNILEKGIELFRLNGYHNTGIRDILKACEMPKGSFYHLFESKEDFVIKAIARFEEVIGKDFEKNLSDESLSHYERIKNHFKIYIIWYTEKDFKVGCLLGNLSTEVAGTIDPVSNAISGVYDRWSKGLASFIEKGQEKGEIIDTIEALHLANYLFDGFNGALGRMKVERSSSPLDQFLNINMTFIKKKAKVIS
- a CDS encoding DUF6503 family protein, with the protein product MKKVIFTLAVVIASTIATAQTAKEIIAQSIEAIGGSQNFYNKGSVTYDYEYRAPKGENAITLVGKETYLFDGERSYATYSTHTLTGANGKVVEGYNGTDAWVTFDGKVSNDEQANGVARFLRKTNYYWFAMFYKLLDEGVNQELLADQKVNGKDYKRIKITFGDHVGDGQDTYIIYVNKKTKLIEQFLFTVVGFGITDPFLMTFDYETVDGIKIPTKRKYIESDWEGNVIGKKYYITNWKNITFGVHVDKTMFEKPGK